The following are encoded in a window of Castanea sativa cultivar Marrone di Chiusa Pesio chromosome 9, ASM4071231v1 genomic DNA:
- the LOC142610910 gene encoding serine carboxypeptidase-like 46 isoform X1, translated as MYYSQQWIVMGIIICASFVHIFVPVEPYPIADKITSLPGQPQVSFQQFSGYITVDEKQQRALFYYFVEAEGQPASKPLVLWLNGGPGCSSFGAGAFLEHGPFKVRGDNLVRNEYNWNKEANMLYLESPAGVGFSYSANKSFYTYVNDEITARDNLMFLQRWFAKYPEYQDKDFFITGESYAGHYVPQLAQLIIQSNVKINLKGIAVGNALLDYYTFVTSPGEYYWSHGLISDADYQLFTKACNGSEIRRSSINREVGTACYNACEDLFVKVSLTTGIDLYGVISDVCLSPVKSQIDKLHEPLLSRIQNLSSLHSKLEALNQQQLKTKELICGEGITQKYFNRKDVQKAFHAQLLGVQQWTLCSEVLHYDSGNREILTIGVVGSLVKTGIRALVYSGDQDAIIPFTGSRSLVNGLAKELGLKTTVPYRAWFEGKQVAGWTQVYGNNQLSFASIRGASHTAPSTQPARSFSLFKAFLSGKPLPNA; from the exons ATGTACTACTCTCAGCAATGGATTGTCATGGGCATAATAATATGTGCATCTTTTGTACACATCTTTGTGCCTGTGGAACCTTATCCCATAGCTGATAAAATCACAAGTCTGCCGGGGCAACCTCAAGTCAGTTTCCAACAATTTTCCGGATACATCACCGTCGATGAAAAGCAACAGAGAGCTCTTTTCTACTACTTTGTTGAAGCTGAAGGGCAGCCAGCTTCAAAGCCACTTGTTCTCTGGCTAAATGGAG GGCCCGGTTGTTCATCTTTTGGAGCAGGAGCTTTCCTTGAGCATGGCCCCTTTAAAGTGAGGGGAGACAATCTGGTCAGGAATGAGTACAACTGGAATAAAG AAGCAAATATGTTGTACCTGGAATCACCGGCAGGAGTTGGTTTCTCTTACTCTGCTAATAAATCATTCTACACCTATGTGAACGATGAGATAACAG CACGAGACAATCTTATGTTTCTGCAACGCTGGTTTGCCAAATATCCAGAATACCAAGacaaagatttttttatcaCAGGAGAGAGCTATGCAG GTCACTACGTTCCCCAACTTGCCCAGCTCATTATTCAGTCCAATGTGAAGATCAATTTGAAGGGAATAGCT GTCGGGAATGCTCTTCTTGATTATTACACTTTTGTCACCTCGCCCGGTGAGTACTATTGGTCTCATGGCTTGATATCTGATGCCGATTATCAACTTTTCACTAAAGCATGCAACGGTTCTGAGATCAGGAGAAGCAGTATAAACAGAGAAGTCGGTACTGCTTGTTATAATGCATGTGAAGATCTATTTGTAAAAGTTTCCCTAACAACCGGGATTGATCTATACGGTGTCATTAGTGATGTGTGTCTATCACCTGTTAAGTCACAAATTGACAAGCTACATGAACCACTCTTGTCCagaattcaaaatttgtcaTCTCTCCATTCAAAACTAGAGGCTCTTAATCAACAG CAACTTAAAACGAAGGAACTGATTTGTGGAGAAGGTAtcacacaaaaatattttaacaggAAAGACGTGCAGAAGGCGTTCCATGCCCAGCTCCTCGGAGTCCAGCAATGGACTTTATGCAGCGA AGTTCTACATTATGATTCTGGAAACCGAGAGATACTTACAATTGGTGTTGTGGGCTCACTTGTCAAGACTGGCATCCGAGCCTTGGTTTACAG TGGAGATCAAGATGCAATAATCCCATTTACGGGGTCTCGGTCACTGGTAAATGGATTAGCAAAGGAGTTAGGTCTGAAAACAACCGTGCCATACAGAGCATGGTTTGAGGGAAAACAG GTAGCTGGATGGACACAAGTTTATGGTAACAATCAGCTATCTTTTGCCAGCATAagaggagcttcacacacagcTCCATCGACACAACCAGCGAGATCATTTTCACTGTTTAAGGCATTTCTCTCAGGAAAGCCACTGCCAAACGCATGA
- the LOC142610910 gene encoding serine carboxypeptidase-like 46 isoform X2 has product MGIIICASFVHIFVPVEPYPIADKITSLPGQPQVSFQQFSGYITVDEKQQRALFYYFVEAEGQPASKPLVLWLNGGPGCSSFGAGAFLEHGPFKVRGDNLVRNEYNWNKEANMLYLESPAGVGFSYSANKSFYTYVNDEITARDNLMFLQRWFAKYPEYQDKDFFITGESYAGHYVPQLAQLIIQSNVKINLKGIAVGNALLDYYTFVTSPGEYYWSHGLISDADYQLFTKACNGSEIRRSSINREVGTACYNACEDLFVKVSLTTGIDLYGVISDVCLSPVKSQIDKLHEPLLSRIQNLSSLHSKLEALNQQQLKTKELICGEGITQKYFNRKDVQKAFHAQLLGVQQWTLCSEVLHYDSGNREILTIGVVGSLVKTGIRALVYSGDQDAIIPFTGSRSLVNGLAKELGLKTTVPYRAWFEGKQVAGWTQVYGNNQLSFASIRGASHTAPSTQPARSFSLFKAFLSGKPLPNA; this is encoded by the exons ATGGGCATAATAATATGTGCATCTTTTGTACACATCTTTGTGCCTGTGGAACCTTATCCCATAGCTGATAAAATCACAAGTCTGCCGGGGCAACCTCAAGTCAGTTTCCAACAATTTTCCGGATACATCACCGTCGATGAAAAGCAACAGAGAGCTCTTTTCTACTACTTTGTTGAAGCTGAAGGGCAGCCAGCTTCAAAGCCACTTGTTCTCTGGCTAAATGGAG GGCCCGGTTGTTCATCTTTTGGAGCAGGAGCTTTCCTTGAGCATGGCCCCTTTAAAGTGAGGGGAGACAATCTGGTCAGGAATGAGTACAACTGGAATAAAG AAGCAAATATGTTGTACCTGGAATCACCGGCAGGAGTTGGTTTCTCTTACTCTGCTAATAAATCATTCTACACCTATGTGAACGATGAGATAACAG CACGAGACAATCTTATGTTTCTGCAACGCTGGTTTGCCAAATATCCAGAATACCAAGacaaagatttttttatcaCAGGAGAGAGCTATGCAG GTCACTACGTTCCCCAACTTGCCCAGCTCATTATTCAGTCCAATGTGAAGATCAATTTGAAGGGAATAGCT GTCGGGAATGCTCTTCTTGATTATTACACTTTTGTCACCTCGCCCGGTGAGTACTATTGGTCTCATGGCTTGATATCTGATGCCGATTATCAACTTTTCACTAAAGCATGCAACGGTTCTGAGATCAGGAGAAGCAGTATAAACAGAGAAGTCGGTACTGCTTGTTATAATGCATGTGAAGATCTATTTGTAAAAGTTTCCCTAACAACCGGGATTGATCTATACGGTGTCATTAGTGATGTGTGTCTATCACCTGTTAAGTCACAAATTGACAAGCTACATGAACCACTCTTGTCCagaattcaaaatttgtcaTCTCTCCATTCAAAACTAGAGGCTCTTAATCAACAG CAACTTAAAACGAAGGAACTGATTTGTGGAGAAGGTAtcacacaaaaatattttaacaggAAAGACGTGCAGAAGGCGTTCCATGCCCAGCTCCTCGGAGTCCAGCAATGGACTTTATGCAGCGA AGTTCTACATTATGATTCTGGAAACCGAGAGATACTTACAATTGGTGTTGTGGGCTCACTTGTCAAGACTGGCATCCGAGCCTTGGTTTACAG TGGAGATCAAGATGCAATAATCCCATTTACGGGGTCTCGGTCACTGGTAAATGGATTAGCAAAGGAGTTAGGTCTGAAAACAACCGTGCCATACAGAGCATGGTTTGAGGGAAAACAG GTAGCTGGATGGACACAAGTTTATGGTAACAATCAGCTATCTTTTGCCAGCATAagaggagcttcacacacagcTCCATCGACACAACCAGCGAGATCATTTTCACTGTTTAAGGCATTTCTCTCAGGAAAGCCACTGCCAAACGCATGA
- the LOC142610910 gene encoding serine carboxypeptidase-like 46 isoform X3 — translation MYYSQQWIVMGIIICASFVHIFVPVEPYPIADKITSLPGQPQVSFQQFSGYITVDEKQQRALFYYFVEAEGQPASKPLVLWLNGGPGCSSFGAGAFLEHGPFKVRGDNLVRNEYNWNKEANMLYLESPAGVGFSYSANKSFYTYVNDEITEYQDKDFFITGESYAGHYVPQLAQLIIQSNVKINLKGIAVGNALLDYYTFVTSPGEYYWSHGLISDADYQLFTKACNGSEIRRSSINREVGTACYNACEDLFVKVSLTTGIDLYGVISDVCLSPVKSQIDKLHEPLLSRIQNLSSLHSKLEALNQQQLKTKELICGEGITQKYFNRKDVQKAFHAQLLGVQQWTLCSEVLHYDSGNREILTIGVVGSLVKTGIRALVYSGDQDAIIPFTGSRSLVNGLAKELGLKTTVPYRAWFEGKQVAGWTQVYGNNQLSFASIRGASHTAPSTQPARSFSLFKAFLSGKPLPNA, via the exons ATGTACTACTCTCAGCAATGGATTGTCATGGGCATAATAATATGTGCATCTTTTGTACACATCTTTGTGCCTGTGGAACCTTATCCCATAGCTGATAAAATCACAAGTCTGCCGGGGCAACCTCAAGTCAGTTTCCAACAATTTTCCGGATACATCACCGTCGATGAAAAGCAACAGAGAGCTCTTTTCTACTACTTTGTTGAAGCTGAAGGGCAGCCAGCTTCAAAGCCACTTGTTCTCTGGCTAAATGGAG GGCCCGGTTGTTCATCTTTTGGAGCAGGAGCTTTCCTTGAGCATGGCCCCTTTAAAGTGAGGGGAGACAATCTGGTCAGGAATGAGTACAACTGGAATAAAG AAGCAAATATGTTGTACCTGGAATCACCGGCAGGAGTTGGTTTCTCTTACTCTGCTAATAAATCATTCTACACCTATGTGAACGATGAGATAACAG AATACCAAGacaaagatttttttatcaCAGGAGAGAGCTATGCAG GTCACTACGTTCCCCAACTTGCCCAGCTCATTATTCAGTCCAATGTGAAGATCAATTTGAAGGGAATAGCT GTCGGGAATGCTCTTCTTGATTATTACACTTTTGTCACCTCGCCCGGTGAGTACTATTGGTCTCATGGCTTGATATCTGATGCCGATTATCAACTTTTCACTAAAGCATGCAACGGTTCTGAGATCAGGAGAAGCAGTATAAACAGAGAAGTCGGTACTGCTTGTTATAATGCATGTGAAGATCTATTTGTAAAAGTTTCCCTAACAACCGGGATTGATCTATACGGTGTCATTAGTGATGTGTGTCTATCACCTGTTAAGTCACAAATTGACAAGCTACATGAACCACTCTTGTCCagaattcaaaatttgtcaTCTCTCCATTCAAAACTAGAGGCTCTTAATCAACAG CAACTTAAAACGAAGGAACTGATTTGTGGAGAAGGTAtcacacaaaaatattttaacaggAAAGACGTGCAGAAGGCGTTCCATGCCCAGCTCCTCGGAGTCCAGCAATGGACTTTATGCAGCGA AGTTCTACATTATGATTCTGGAAACCGAGAGATACTTACAATTGGTGTTGTGGGCTCACTTGTCAAGACTGGCATCCGAGCCTTGGTTTACAG TGGAGATCAAGATGCAATAATCCCATTTACGGGGTCTCGGTCACTGGTAAATGGATTAGCAAAGGAGTTAGGTCTGAAAACAACCGTGCCATACAGAGCATGGTTTGAGGGAAAACAG GTAGCTGGATGGACACAAGTTTATGGTAACAATCAGCTATCTTTTGCCAGCATAagaggagcttcacacacagcTCCATCGACACAACCAGCGAGATCATTTTCACTGTTTAAGGCATTTCTCTCAGGAAAGCCACTGCCAAACGCATGA